Genomic segment of Desulfatirhabdium butyrativorans DSM 18734:
GCATTGATTCACCTGCAAAAGGCTGGGCACTGTCCGATCGCATTGGTTGGCGGAGGTACAGGTATGATTGGTGACCCGAGTGGGAAGACAGAAACAAGGCAAATGTTGACAGAGGAGTCCATTGCTTCCAATGTGAAATCTATACGAAACCAATTGGAACGATACCTCGATTTTGGCGAGGGGCATGCAGTTCTGGTCAATAATGCTGCTTGGCTAAAAGATTTGAAATATATCGAATTCTTGAGAAATATCGGAAGGCATTTCTCTGTTAATAAAATGATTAAAGCAGAAAGCTATAGGCAGCGATTGGAGATGGAGCAAAACCTGGCCTTTATAGAATTTAATTATATGCTGTTGCAGGCTTATGATTTTCTTGAATTGTATAACAGGAATGAATGCAGGCTTCAAATGGGTGGAGCGGATCAATGGGGGAATATTGTGGCAGGCATTGAGTTAATCCGTAAAATTCGGAAGGTTCAGACCTATGGATTGACCTTTCCTCTAATTACGACAGCTAGCGGCGCCAAAATGGGTAAGACAGCAAAAGGCGCTGTTTGGTTAGATGCCGAACGCACTTCCCCATATGAATATTTTCAATATTGGGTGAACACAGACGATAAGGATGTTTGTCGTTTTTTAAAGCTTTTTACACTGTTGCCCTTATCTGAAATCAATGAAGTAGAGCGGCTGAAAGATGAGTCTTTAAATGGCGTAAAAATGGTGCTGGCGTTTGAGGCAACTCGTATAACCCATGGCATGGATTCGGCAATAGAGTCATATCGGGCTTCAATAAAGATATTTGGTCAAAGAAGTCTGGATGAGCATATTCTGCCGTCGAGTGCGATTCCGAGAAGGATTGATGGAACAAGAGATTCTGCGGTTCCGACAAGTTTTCGAACAATGGCTTTATTGAAAAAGGGGATTTTAGCTGTTGAGCTTTTTTCAGATGTTGGGTTGGTTTCATCGAAAAGCGCCGCAAGGAGATTGGTTGAACAAGGCGGTGCCTATATCAATGGCTGTAGATT
This window contains:
- the tyrS gene encoding tyrosine--tRNA ligase; the encoded protein is MDNVLDVLKDRGFVEQTTHESELFEYFNQQKVHAYIGFDPTASSLHIGHLLPIMALIHLQKAGHCPIALVGGGTGMIGDPSGKTETRQMLTEESIASNVKSIRNQLERYLDFGEGHAVLVNNAAWLKDLKYIEFLRNIGRHFSVNKMIKAESYRQRLEMEQNLAFIEFNYMLLQAYDFLELYNRNECRLQMGGADQWGNIVAGIELIRKIRKVQTYGLTFPLITTASGAKMGKTAKGAVWLDAERTSPYEYFQYWVNTDDKDVCRFLKLFTLLPLSEINEVERLKDESLNGVKMVLAFEATRITHGMDSAIESYRASIKIFGQRSLDEHILPSSAIPRRIDGTRDSAVPTSFRTMALLKKGILAVELFSDVGLVSSKSAARRLVEQGGAYINGCRLQQVDYRVTLTDLSNNEILLSAGKKRIHRILIGGENRD